One stretch of Streptomyces sp. NBC_00443 DNA includes these proteins:
- a CDS encoding CTP synthase produces MPPAAFRHHAATTTKHIFVTGGVASSLGKGLTASSLGMLLKARGLRVVMQKLDPYLNVDPGTMNPFQHGEVFVTNDGAETDLDIGHYERFLDRDLDGSANVTTGQVYSTVIAKERRGEYLGDTVQVIPHITNEIKHRIRRMATDEVDVVITEVGGTVGDIESLPFLETVRQVRHEVGRDNVFVVHISLLPYIGPSGELKTKPTQHSVAALRNIGIQPDAIVLRCDREVPTAIKRKISLMCDVDEAAVVACPDARSIYDIPKTVHGEGLDAYVVRKLDLPFRDVDWTTWDDLLDRVHNPDHEITLALVGKYIDLPDAYLSVTEALRAGGFANKARVKIKWVTSDDCKTPAGAKQQLADVDGICIPGGFGDRGVLGKVGAIKYARENKIPLLGLCLGLQCIVVEAARNLADIGDANSTEFDPATSHPVISTMAEQLDIVAGEGDMGGTMRLGMYPAKLAEGSIVREVYDGKEYVEERHRHRYEVNNAYRAELEKKAGILFSGTSPDGKLVEYVEYPREVHPYLVATQAHPELRSRPTRPHPLFAGLVKAAVERKNSK; encoded by the coding sequence ATGCCGCCCGCTGCTTTCCGACACCACGCAGCCACGACGACCAAGCACATCTTCGTCACCGGGGGTGTCGCCTCCTCGCTCGGTAAGGGCCTGACGGCCTCCAGCCTCGGCATGCTGCTCAAGGCACGGGGCCTGCGGGTGGTCATGCAGAAGCTCGACCCGTACCTCAATGTCGACCCTGGCACGATGAACCCCTTCCAGCACGGTGAGGTGTTCGTCACCAACGACGGCGCCGAGACCGACCTGGACATCGGCCACTACGAGCGGTTCCTCGACCGTGACCTCGACGGTTCCGCGAACGTCACCACCGGCCAGGTGTACTCGACCGTGATCGCCAAGGAGCGGCGCGGCGAGTACCTCGGCGACACCGTGCAGGTCATCCCGCACATCACCAACGAGATCAAGCACCGCATTCGCCGCATGGCGACGGACGAGGTCGACGTCGTGATCACGGAGGTCGGCGGCACGGTCGGCGACATCGAGTCGCTGCCGTTCCTGGAAACCGTCCGCCAGGTCCGTCACGAGGTCGGCCGTGACAACGTCTTCGTCGTCCATATCTCGCTCCTGCCGTACATCGGCCCCTCGGGAGAGCTGAAGACGAAGCCGACCCAGCACTCGGTTGCGGCTCTGCGGAACATCGGTATTCAGCCAGATGCGATCGTGCTGCGCTGCGACCGTGAGGTGCCGACCGCGATCAAGCGGAAGATCTCGCTGATGTGCGACGTCGACGAGGCGGCCGTGGTCGCCTGCCCCGACGCCCGCTCCATCTACGACATCCCGAAGACCGTGCACGGCGAGGGCCTGGACGCCTATGTCGTCCGGAAGCTGGACCTGCCGTTCCGTGACGTGGACTGGACGACGTGGGACGACCTGCTCGACCGCGTCCACAACCCCGACCACGAGATCACCCTCGCGCTGGTCGGCAAGTACATCGACCTGCCCGACGCCTACCTGTCGGTGACCGAGGCGCTGCGCGCCGGCGGCTTCGCCAACAAGGCCCGGGTGAAGATCAAGTGGGTCACCTCCGACGACTGCAAGACCCCGGCCGGGGCCAAGCAGCAGCTCGCCGACGTCGACGGCATCTGCATCCCCGGCGGCTTCGGCGACCGTGGTGTGCTCGGCAAGGTCGGCGCGATCAAGTACGCCCGCGAGAACAAGATCCCGCTGCTCGGCCTGTGCCTGGGCCTGCAGTGCATCGTGGTCGAGGCGGCCCGCAACCTCGCCGACATCGGCGACGCCAACTCCACCGAGTTCGACCCGGCCACCTCCCACCCCGTCATCTCGACGATGGCCGAGCAGCTCGACATCGTCGCCGGTGAGGGTGACATGGGCGGCACCATGCGCCTCGGCATGTACCCGGCCAAGCTGGCCGAGGGCTCGATCGTGCGTGAGGTGTACGACGGCAAGGAGTACGTCGAGGAGCGGCACCGTCACCGGTACGAGGTGAACAACGCCTACCGGGCGGAGCTGGAGAAGAAGGCGGGCATCCTGTTCTCCGGCACGTCGCCGGACGGCAAGCTCGTCGAGTACGTGGAGTACCCGCGCGAGGTCCACCCTTACCTGGTGGCCACGCAGGCCCACCCGGAGCTGCGCTCGCGCCCGACGCGCCCGCACCCGCTGTTCGCCGGGCTCGTCAAGGCCGCTGTCGAGCGTAAGAATTCGAAGTAA
- a CDS encoding NUDIX hydrolase → MTIKDTPQEWEIRATDTPFVGNKTSVRTDDVVMPDGSVVRRDYQVHPGSVAVLALDTEDRVLLIKQYRHPVRQKLWEIPAGLLDIPGENPLHAAQRELYEEAHVKAGDWRVLTDVYTTPGGCDEAVRIFLARDLSEADGDRFEVEDEEADMEHARVPVDELVRGVLAGEVHNNCLVVGVLSLVAARNGDGLDALRPAEAPWPARPFES, encoded by the coding sequence ATGACGATCAAGGACACCCCGCAGGAGTGGGAGATCCGGGCGACGGACACCCCCTTCGTGGGCAACAAGACCTCCGTCCGCACGGACGACGTGGTCATGCCCGACGGCTCGGTTGTCCGCCGCGACTACCAGGTCCACCCGGGCTCCGTCGCCGTGCTCGCCCTGGACACCGAGGACCGTGTCCTGCTCATCAAGCAGTACCGCCACCCGGTGCGGCAGAAGCTGTGGGAGATCCCGGCCGGCCTGCTCGACATCCCCGGCGAGAACCCGCTGCACGCCGCCCAGCGCGAGCTGTACGAGGAGGCCCACGTCAAGGCCGGGGACTGGCGGGTGCTGACCGACGTCTACACCACCCCCGGCGGCTGCGACGAGGCCGTACGGATCTTCCTCGCCCGCGACCTGTCCGAGGCGGACGGCGATCGCTTCGAGGTGGAGGACGAGGAAGCCGACATGGAGCACGCGCGCGTGCCGGTCGACGAGCTGGTCCGGGGTGTGCTCGCGGGCGAGGTGCACAACAACTGCCTCGTCGTGGGCGTGCTGTCGCTGGTCGCCGCGCGTAACGGCGACGGACTCGACGCGCTGCGCCCGGCGGAGGCGCCCTGGCCGGCCCGCCCCTTCGAGTCCTGA
- a CDS encoding tetratricopeptide repeat protein gives MTDQVVDTGGVQALPHASAGRQFLGRTRELKELLADIERAGLDTLSGRKAPRARVLLIAGRPGSGRTALAEELVRQVADRYGDGVLRARLSEPDGTPVPVERTARELLTALDRPAPAGAAEDDLTAVLRKTLADRRVLLLLDDAARAEQVDALLPDTPECLAVAVSGGPLTGISDVRPCTLGGLDTKSAVELLSRHAGSVRITVDPRAAEDLVEVCQGQPAALMLAGGWLAARPKAAVADLAKQLHAEGEDGTPLGRVFRLAYAGLPTPAARILRLLSLAPGGLVDPHTASALAGSSVDGARATLDDLVALGLVQTVDSPLPQYEVPACLHRLLRALTETQDRPAELQLARARMLERTVRLLQSCRAITETDNPETRQKLLGMPRALRFPNPRAAAEWLSIRRPALLASARAAVADGELDTLARRLMSQLVRAMAAHLGTQAAAGDLYDIHGLVLDVAERRQLPREKAAALLNLGDLDARTGRTRKALVRFRAALDAGWEANDPYATGRAMESVGGAHLELGDYDRAADWFGRALAERLARGERADAARLYGRIAEAHTYAGRYGDALRNWRSAVTGHRRSGDVAGHARALSELARVQEYAGRPAESLRTCQEAVEWARRAEDVRLQGALHLRLADTLEHLGDPTAAQLHRGAAERMLGEEPQDSDAAESEPGQEGFEPGQDPNACEIRSASAED, from the coding sequence GTGACGGATCAGGTCGTGGACACAGGCGGCGTGCAGGCGTTGCCACATGCTTCCGCCGGGCGTCAATTCCTGGGCCGTACGCGCGAGTTGAAGGAGCTCCTCGCCGACATCGAGCGCGCGGGCCTCGACACCCTCTCCGGCCGCAAGGCCCCACGCGCGCGCGTACTGCTCATCGCGGGCCGCCCCGGCTCGGGACGTACGGCACTCGCCGAGGAACTCGTACGGCAGGTGGCGGACCGTTACGGCGACGGCGTGCTGCGGGCCCGTCTGAGCGAGCCCGACGGCACCCCCGTCCCCGTCGAGCGCACCGCCCGCGAACTGCTCACCGCCCTGGACCGGCCGGCACCGGCCGGCGCCGCCGAGGACGACCTGACGGCGGTGCTCCGCAAGACCCTGGCCGACCGCCGGGTCCTGCTGCTGCTCGACGACGCGGCCCGCGCCGAGCAGGTCGACGCACTGCTCCCGGACACCCCGGAGTGCCTGGCCGTCGCCGTCTCCGGCGGCCCGCTGACCGGGATCTCGGACGTACGGCCCTGCACGCTCGGCGGCCTCGACACCAAGTCGGCCGTGGAGCTGCTGTCCCGGCACGCGGGCTCGGTGCGCATCACCGTCGACCCGCGGGCCGCCGAGGACCTGGTGGAGGTGTGCCAGGGCCAGCCGGCCGCCCTGATGCTGGCCGGTGGCTGGCTCGCGGCCCGGCCCAAGGCGGCCGTCGCCGACCTCGCCAAGCAGCTGCACGCCGAGGGCGAGGACGGCACACCGCTCGGCAGGGTCTTCCGCCTCGCCTACGCGGGGCTGCCGACCCCGGCCGCCCGGATACTGCGGCTGCTCTCGCTGGCCCCCGGCGGCCTCGTCGACCCGCACACCGCCTCCGCGCTCGCCGGCTCCTCGGTGGACGGGGCCCGCGCCACCCTGGACGACCTCGTCGCCCTCGGCCTGGTGCAGACCGTCGACTCGCCGCTGCCGCAGTACGAGGTCCCGGCCTGTCTGCACCGCCTTCTGCGGGCACTCACCGAGACCCAGGACCGCCCCGCCGAGCTTCAGCTGGCCCGCGCCCGGATGCTGGAGCGGACCGTACGGCTGCTGCAGTCCTGCCGCGCGATCACCGAGACCGACAACCCCGAGACCCGGCAGAAGCTCCTCGGCATGCCCCGAGCCCTGCGCTTCCCCAATCCCCGGGCAGCCGCCGAGTGGCTCAGTATCCGCAGGCCCGCCCTGCTGGCCTCGGCCCGGGCCGCGGTCGCCGACGGGGAGCTGGACACCCTCGCCAGGCGCCTGATGTCCCAGTTGGTCAGGGCGATGGCCGCACATCTCGGCACCCAGGCGGCCGCCGGTGACCTGTACGACATCCACGGCCTGGTCCTCGACGTGGCCGAGCGCCGGCAGCTGCCCCGAGAGAAGGCCGCGGCCCTGCTGAACCTCGGCGATCTCGACGCGCGGACGGGACGGACCCGGAAGGCGCTGGTGCGGTTCCGGGCCGCGCTGGACGCCGGGTGGGAAGCGAATGACCCGTATGCGACCGGCCGCGCGATGGAATCCGTAGGCGGCGCCCATCTGGAGCTCGGGGACTACGACCGGGCCGCCGACTGGTTCGGCCGTGCGCTGGCCGAGCGGCTGGCCCGCGGCGAGCGGGCGGACGCCGCCCGGCTGTACGGCCGTATCGCCGAGGCGCACACCTATGCGGGCCGGTACGGCGACGCGCTGCGCAACTGGCGGTCCGCGGTCACCGGGCACCGCAGGAGCGGCGATGTCGCCGGTCACGCCCGGGCGTTGAGCGAGCTGGCGCGGGTCCAGGAGTACGCCGGCCGCCCCGCGGAATCGCTGCGCACCTGCCAGGAGGCGGTGGAGTGGGCGCGGCGCGCGGAGGACGTACGGCTGCAGGGCGCGCTGCATCTGCGGCTCGCCGACACGCTGGAGCACCTCGGCGATCCCACGGCGGCGCAGCTGCACCGAGGCGCCGCCGAGCGGATGCTGGGAGAGGAGCCTCAGGACTCCGATGCGGCCGAGTCTGAGCCCGGACAAGAGGGTTTCGAGCCGGGACAGGACCCTAATGCCTGCGAAATCCGTAGTGCATCCGCAGAAGATTGA
- the ald gene encoding alanine dehydrogenase, with product MIDVKVGIPREVKNNEFRVAITPAGVHELVRHGHQVVIEQGAGVGSSIPDSEYVSAGARILPTADEVWAAADLLLKVKEPIAEEYHRLRKDQTLFTYLHLAASKECTDALIESGTTAIAYETVELPTRALPLLAPMSEVAGRLAPQVGAYHLMAANGGRGVLPGGVPGVLAGKAVVIGGGVSGWNAAQIAIGMGFHVTLLDKDINKLKEADKVFGTKIQTVVSNAFELEKACLEADLVIGAVLIPGAKAPKLVTNELVSRMKPGSVLVDIAIDQGGCFEDSRPTTHAEPTFPVHNSVFYCVANMPGAVPNTSTYALTNATLPYIIELANHGWVEALRRDPALARGLNTHDGKVVYRQVAEAHGLEHAELASLLG from the coding sequence GTGATCGACGTGAAGGTCGGCATCCCCCGCGAGGTCAAGAACAACGAGTTCCGGGTGGCCATCACCCCCGCAGGCGTGCACGAGCTGGTGCGCCACGGCCACCAGGTCGTCATCGAGCAGGGCGCCGGTGTCGGCTCGTCGATCCCGGACAGCGAGTACGTCTCCGCAGGCGCCCGGATCCTTCCGACCGCCGACGAGGTGTGGGCCGCCGCCGACCTGCTGCTGAAGGTCAAGGAGCCCATCGCCGAGGAGTACCACCGCCTCCGCAAGGACCAGACGCTCTTCACCTACCTGCACCTGGCGGCCTCCAAGGAGTGCACGGACGCGCTCATCGAGTCCGGCACCACCGCGATCGCCTACGAGACGGTCGAGCTGCCCACCCGGGCCCTGCCGCTGCTCGCCCCCATGTCCGAGGTCGCGGGCCGCCTCGCCCCGCAGGTCGGCGCCTACCACCTGATGGCCGCGAACGGCGGCCGCGGTGTCCTGCCCGGCGGTGTCCCCGGCGTGCTGGCCGGCAAGGCCGTCGTCATCGGCGGCGGTGTCTCCGGCTGGAACGCCGCGCAGATCGCCATCGGCATGGGCTTCCACGTGACCCTGCTCGACAAGGACATCAACAAGCTCAAGGAGGCGGACAAGGTCTTCGGTACGAAGATCCAGACCGTCGTCTCCAACGCCTTCGAGCTGGAGAAGGCCTGCCTCGAGGCCGACCTCGTCATCGGTGCCGTCCTCATCCCGGGCGCCAAGGCCCCGAAGCTGGTCACCAACGAGCTGGTGTCCCGGATGAAGCCGGGAAGTGTTCTTGTCGACATCGCGATCGACCAGGGCGGCTGCTTCGAGGACTCGCGTCCCACCACGCACGCCGAGCCGACCTTCCCCGTCCACAACTCGGTCTTCTACTGCGTCGCCAACATGCCCGGCGCGGTGCCCAACACCTCCACCTACGCGCTGACCAACGCCACGCTCCCGTACATCATCGAACTGGCCAACCACGGCTGGGTCGAGGCGCTGCGCCGTGACCCCGCGCTGGCCAGGGGCCTCAACACGCATGACGGCAAGGTGGTTTACCGGCAGGTCGCGGAGGCGCACGGGCTGGAGCACGCGGAGCTCGCCTCGCTGCTCGGCTGA
- a CDS encoding ParA family protein codes for MPVRDQGPAGFEAVGSVAVRTFAAHQGHRSTGVTQTAHQSMDGHHVNAMAGDGSGAPHNQLAAYDELPDGHFYDPDAEYEPDPEYAATLAPDAARQRRERVGPTGRPLPYFPIPGPLTDHGPAKIIAMCNQKGGVGKTTSTINLGAALAEYGRRVLLVDFDPQGALSVGLGVNPMELDLTVYNLLMERGMSADEVLLKTAVPNMDLLPSNIDLSAAEVQLVSEVARESTLQRALKPLLPDYDFIVIDCQPSLGLLTVNALTAAHKVIVPLECEFFALRGVALLTETIEKVQERLNPELELDGILATMYDSRTVHSREVLARVVEAFDDHVYHTVIGRTVRFPETTVAGEPITTYASNSVGAAAYRQLAREVLARCHAE; via the coding sequence ATGCCGGTACGGGACCAGGGTCCCGCGGGATTCGAGGCTGTCGGCTCCGTTGCGGTGCGCACCTTCGCAGCCCATCAGGGTCACCGGAGCACAGGGGTGACTCAGACAGCACACCAGAGCATGGATGGCCATCACGTGAACGCCATGGCCGGCGACGGAAGTGGCGCGCCCCACAACCAACTCGCCGCCTACGACGAACTGCCCGACGGGCACTTCTACGACCCCGACGCGGAGTACGAGCCCGACCCCGAGTACGCGGCCACGCTCGCGCCCGACGCTGCCCGGCAGCGCCGCGAGCGCGTCGGCCCGACCGGGCGTCCGCTGCCGTACTTCCCGATCCCGGGTCCGCTGACCGACCACGGCCCCGCGAAGATCATCGCGATGTGCAACCAGAAGGGCGGCGTCGGCAAGACGACGTCGACCATCAACCTGGGTGCCGCGCTCGCGGAATACGGACGCCGGGTCCTGCTCGTCGACTTCGACCCTCAGGGCGCGCTCTCGGTCGGTCTCGGCGTCAATCCGATGGAGCTCGACCTCACGGTCTACAACCTGCTCATGGAGCGGGGGATGTCGGCCGACGAGGTGCTCCTGAAGACAGCGGTCCCGAACATGGACCTGCTCCCGAGCAACATCGACCTGTCGGCCGCCGAGGTCCAGTTGGTGAGCGAGGTCGCGCGCGAGTCCACACTTCAGCGCGCCCTCAAACCGCTGCTGCCGGACTACGACTTCATCGTGATCGACTGCCAGCCCTCGCTGGGCCTGCTCACGGTGAACGCGCTGACGGCCGCCCACAAGGTGATCGTGCCCCTGGAGTGCGAGTTCTTCGCCCTGCGCGGTGTCGCACTGCTGACGGAGACCATCGAGAAGGTCCAGGAGCGGCTCAACCCGGAGCTGGAGCTCGACGGGATCCTGGCCACGATGTACGACTCGCGCACGGTCCACAGCCGCGAGGTCCTGGCCCGGGTGGTCGAGGCGTTCGACGATCACGTCTACCACACGGTCATCGGGCGCACGGTCCGCTTCCCGGAGACCACGGTCGCCGGTGAGCCGATCACCACGTACGCCTCCAACTCCGTCGGCGCCGCCGCCTATCGTCAGCTCGCCAGGGAGGTGCTCGCCCGGTGTCACGCCGAGTGA
- a CDS encoding segregation and condensation protein A — translation MTSNDVPAASAGAAGGRRRALGRGPGAARVETVLSPPAQAVPAPPAAESESSAEAGSSAPAGGHNGGDDGGLPPAAEPAEAAPEPQEPERQEPERQEPERQEPDDGVFKVRLSNFEGPFDLLLQLISKHKLDVTEVALSKVTDEFMGHIKAMGPDWDLDETTEFLVVAATLLDLKAARLLPAAEVEDEADLALLEARDLLFARLLQYRAYKQIADIFSRRLDDEARRYPRTVGLEPQHAELLPEVVISIGAEGFARLAVKAMQPKPKPQVYVDHIHAPLVSVQEQAGIVVARLKELGEASFRALIEDTDDTLTVVARFLALLELYREKAVALDQEIALGELIVRWTGAEGDEAPLVTDEFDRPPELPKEEKKA, via the coding sequence ATGACCTCGAACGACGTTCCCGCCGCCAGTGCCGGTGCAGCCGGCGGTCGTCGTCGTGCGCTGGGGCGGGGGCCGGGCGCTGCGCGGGTCGAGACGGTTCTGTCGCCTCCTGCGCAGGCGGTGCCTGCTCCGCCTGCGGCGGAGAGCGAGTCATCGGCTGAGGCCGGGTCTTCGGCTCCGGCCGGTGGGCACAACGGGGGCGATGACGGCGGCTTGCCGCCTGCTGCCGAACCCGCGGAAGCAGCCCCCGAGCCTCAAGAACCCGAACGCCAAGAACCCGAGCGCCAAGAACCCGAGCGCCAAGAACCCGACGACGGCGTCTTCAAGGTCCGCCTCTCCAACTTCGAGGGCCCCTTCGACCTCCTCCTCCAGCTGATCTCCAAGCACAAGCTCGATGTCACCGAAGTGGCGCTGTCCAAGGTGACCGACGAGTTCATGGGGCACATCAAGGCGATGGGGCCGGACTGGGATCTCGACGAGACGACCGAGTTCCTTGTCGTCGCGGCGACCCTGCTCGACCTCAAGGCGGCGCGGCTGCTGCCCGCCGCCGAGGTGGAGGACGAGGCCGATCTCGCGTTGCTGGAGGCCAGGGATCTGCTGTTCGCGCGGCTGCTGCAGTACCGGGCGTACAAGCAGATCGCCGACATCTTCAGCCGGCGGCTGGACGACGAGGCCCGGCGCTATCCGCGGACCGTCGGGCTGGAGCCGCAGCACGCCGAGCTGTTGCCCGAGGTCGTCATCAGCATCGGGGCGGAAGGATTCGCCAGGCTCGCGGTCAAGGCGATGCAGCCCAAGCCCAAGCCGCAGGTGTACGTCGATCACATCCACGCGCCGCTCGTCAGCGTGCAGGAGCAGGCGGGGATCGTCGTCGCGCGGCTGAAGGAGCTCGGCGAGGCCAGCTTCCGTGCCCTGATCGAGGACACCGACGACACCCTCACCGTCGTGGCGCGATTCCTGGCTCTGCTGGAGCTCTACCGCGAGAAGGCCGTCGCCCTCGACCAGGAGATCGCTCTCGGCGAGCTCATCGTGCGCTGGACCGGTGCGGAGGGGGACGAGGCGCCCCTGGTGACCGACGAGTTCGACCGCCCGCCCGAGCTGCCCAAGGAGGAGAAGAAGGCGTGA
- the scpB gene encoding SMC-Scp complex subunit ScpB: protein MSEETTELPAGLRGVADLDLKPALEAMLMVVDEPATEERLAKLLERPRRRIADALRELADEYAVQGRGFELRFVAGGWRFYTRAEYAAAVERLVLDGQTARLTQAALETLAVVAYRQPVSRSRVSAVRGVNCDGVMRTLLQRGLVEEAGTEPETGAILYRTTNYFLERMGLRGLDELPELAPFLPEAEAIEAETQEGVPSFDPDAPDDGPGVPAPRGTDDVDDQTEL from the coding sequence GTGAGTGAGGAGACCACCGAGCTTCCGGCCGGGCTGCGCGGCGTCGCGGACCTCGACCTGAAGCCGGCCCTGGAGGCGATGCTCATGGTCGTGGACGAGCCCGCGACCGAGGAGCGCCTCGCGAAGCTCCTGGAGCGGCCCCGTCGGCGGATCGCCGATGCCCTGCGGGAGCTGGCCGACGAGTACGCCGTGCAGGGGCGGGGCTTCGAGCTGCGGTTCGTGGCCGGCGGCTGGCGTTTCTACACCCGCGCCGAGTACGCGGCCGCCGTCGAACGGCTCGTGCTCGACGGGCAGACGGCCCGGCTCACGCAGGCCGCCCTGGAGACGCTCGCGGTCGTCGCCTACCGCCAGCCGGTCAGCCGTAGCCGGGTCTCGGCCGTGCGCGGAGTGAACTGTGACGGTGTGATGCGCACCCTCCTGCAGCGCGGGCTGGTCGAGGAGGCGGGCACGGAACCCGAAACAGGTGCGATCCTGTACAGGACGACGAACTACTTCCTGGAGCGGATGGGCCTGCGCGGTCTGGACGAGCTCCCGGAGCTGGCGCCCTTCCTCCCGGAGGCGGAGGCGATCGAGGCCGAGACCCAGGAAGGCGTTCCGTCGTTCGACCCGGACGCTCCCGATGACGGTCCGGGCGTCCCGGCACCCCGGGGCACCGACGACGTAGACGACCAGACGGAACTTTGA
- a CDS encoding pseudouridine synthase codes for MRSSSGRNSSGNNGGSRGGNSGGRGGSSGGRGNHRGAGSNRDDTQGGRPKNPRPEERRYDVGPGATQDGPKSGRGASARGGAKGGPKQAQGTGRGRSVPATSREYDARAEERNRERYAGKKDVKLPKTFPGAEQEGERLQKVLARAGYGSRRACEELIEQARVEVNGEIVLEQGKRVDTEKDEVKVDGLTVATQSYQFFSLNKPAGVVSTMEDNEGRQCLGDYVTNRETRLFHVGRLDTETEGVILLTNHGELAHRLTHPRYGVKKVYLAHIVGPIPRDLGKQLKDGIQLEDGYARADHFRVVEQTGKNYLVEVTLHEGRKHIVRRMLAEAGFPVDKLVRVAFGPITLGDQKSGWLRRLSNTEVGMLMQEVDL; via the coding sequence ATGCGAAGCAGCAGCGGCAGGAACAGCAGCGGAAACAACGGCGGGAGCCGTGGTGGCAACAGCGGCGGCCGCGGCGGAAGCAGCGGTGGCCGCGGCAACCACCGCGGCGCCGGTAGCAACCGCGACGACACGCAGGGCGGCCGGCCGAAGAACCCGCGCCCGGAGGAGCGGCGCTACGACGTGGGCCCCGGCGCCACCCAGGACGGCCCGAAGTCGGGACGTGGCGCCTCGGCGCGCGGCGGCGCCAAGGGCGGCCCCAAGCAGGCCCAGGGCACCGGCCGGGGCCGTTCGGTTCCGGCGACGTCCCGCGAGTACGACGCGCGGGCCGAGGAGCGCAACCGCGAGCGCTACGCCGGCAAGAAGGACGTCAAGCTGCCCAAGACCTTCCCGGGCGCCGAGCAGGAGGGCGAGCGGCTGCAGAAGGTCCTCGCGCGCGCGGGCTACGGCTCGCGGCGGGCCTGCGAGGAGCTGATCGAGCAGGCCCGGGTCGAGGTCAACGGCGAGATCGTCCTCGAGCAGGGCAAGCGCGTCGACACGGAGAAGGACGAGGTCAAGGTCGACGGCCTGACCGTCGCGACGCAGTCGTACCAGTTCTTCTCGCTGAACAAGCCCGCCGGTGTCGTCTCGACGATGGAGGACAACGAGGGCCGGCAGTGCCTCGGTGACTACGTCACCAACCGGGAGACGCGGCTCTTCCACGTCGGGCGGCTCGACACCGAGACCGAGGGCGTGATCCTGCTCACCAACCACGGCGAGCTGGCCCACCGGCTGACCCACCCCCGGTACGGCGTGAAGAAGGTCTACCTCGCGCACATCGTGGGCCCGATCCCGCGTGACCTGGGCAAGCAGCTCAAGGACGGCATCCAGCTGGAGGACGGGTACGCGCGCGCGGACCACTTCCGGGTCGTCGAGCAGACCGGCAAGAACTACCTGGTCGAGGTCACCCTGCACGAGGGCCGCAAGCACATCGTGCGCCGGATGCTCGCCGAGGCGGGCTTCCCGGTCGACAAGCTGGTGCGCGTCGCCTTCGGCCCGATCACGCTGGGCGACCAGAAGTCGGGCTGGCTGCGGCGGCTGTCGAACACCGAGGTCGGCATGCTGATGCAGGAAGTCGATCTGTAG
- a CDS encoding sigma-70 family RNA polymerase sigma factor — MSTTTADRDEFVRLTGPYRRELLAHCYRMLGSVDEAEDLVQETYLRAWRSYDGFEGRASLRTWLHRIATNTCLTALEGRARRPLPSGLGGPAEAPEEPLRAPVTDVPWLQPLPDALVDPAGVVAARGSLRLALVAALQHLPARQRAVLILRDVLAWRAAEVAALLGTSTAAVKSSLQRARARLDEVAPDEDLVEEPEDAADREVLERYVAAFENADLDTLIGLLQEGVELEMPPFLEWYRGKEDVLRFLHARVHEKGTLRMLRTRANGQPAVAMYVRGEDDVLRAHSLQVLTVHKGLLARITAFLDPADLLDRFGLPEELS; from the coding sequence ATGAGTACGACCACTGCGGACCGTGACGAGTTCGTCCGGCTGACCGGCCCGTACCGGCGGGAGCTGCTCGCGCACTGCTACCGGATGCTGGGCTCGGTAGACGAGGCCGAGGACCTGGTGCAGGAGACGTATCTGCGGGCCTGGCGGTCCTACGACGGCTTCGAGGGCCGGGCGTCCCTGCGGACGTGGCTGCACCGGATCGCCACCAACACGTGTCTGACGGCGCTGGAGGGCCGTGCGCGCCGTCCGCTGCCCTCGGGGCTCGGTGGGCCCGCCGAGGCGCCTGAGGAGCCGCTGAGGGCCCCTGTGACGGACGTTCCGTGGCTCCAGCCGCTGCCCGACGCGCTGGTCGACCCGGCGGGCGTCGTCGCCGCGCGGGGAAGTCTGCGCCTCGCCCTGGTCGCGGCCCTTCAGCACCTGCCCGCGCGGCAGCGTGCCGTCCTCATCCTGCGGGACGTGCTGGCCTGGCGGGCGGCCGAGGTGGCGGCGCTGCTCGGCACGTCGACGGCGGCGGTGAAGAGCAGCCTCCAGCGCGCGCGTGCCCGTCTCGACGAGGTGGCTCCCGACGAGGACCTCGTCGAGGAACCGGAGGACGCCGCAGACCGCGAGGTGCTCGAACGGTACGTGGCCGCCTTCGAGAACGCCGACCTGGACACCCTGATCGGGCTCCTCCAAGAGGGCGTCGAGCTGGAGATGCCGCCCTTCCTGGAGTGGTACCGCGGCAAGGAGGACGTGCTGCGGTTCCTGCACGCGCGTGTCCACGAGAAGGGCACCCTGCGCATGTTGCGCACGCGCGCGAACGGGCAGCCGGCCGTGGCGATGTACGTCCGCGGGGAGGACGACGTCCTGCGCGCGCACTCCCTGCAGGTGCTCACGGTGCACAAAGGCCTCCTGGCCCGGATCACGGCCTTCCTCGATCCGGCGGACCTGCTCGACCGGTTCGGGCTGCCCGAGGAGCTGTCATGA